TTGTCCTAATTTTGAGTTTGAAGTTCATTATGGGTTTTGTTCTGATTTAATGAGTGATGTATTATTAAATATGAATGAGTATGGAGATATGGCTCTTCTAATTTCAGGGCTTGTTAATACCCAGTTAATTAGAACTGCTGAAGTACTTGATTTAAAAGCTATTTTGCTTGTAAGAGGTAAAAAACCTTCAATTGAGCTTATTAACCTTGCTAAGGAAAATGATATTATTTTACTTGGAACCAACATGTCTGCCTATAAAGCATGTGGTGAACTATATAAAAATAATTTAAGTGCTCTATTCTAAATTTTATGTTAAAAGTAAAACTATTTTGTGGAATTTT
This genomic window from Spirochaetota bacterium contains:
- a CDS encoding transcriptional regulator translates to MKIKEVIHITQATIYNCPNFEFEVHYGFCSDLMSDVLLNMNEYGDMALLISGLVNTQLIRTAEVLDLKAILLVRGKKPSIELINLAKENDIILLGTNMSAYKACGELYKNNLSALF